AATGGGTACGGGATCTGGTACCCTTTTGTCCCCTGGCCCATTATACCGGACTCAAATGCCCGGGGTGTGGAGGGACGCGTGCGTATTTTGCCTGTCTGCAGGGCGATTATCTCCAAGCCATCCGGTACAATATATTTTGGATACCTGCCGCAGGAGTCCTATTGATTGAATACATACATTCCTTCCTGTATATGATCCGGGGGAATACGCAGCCCAGGTGGTGGCAACTTGTCCGGGCACGGACATACTATGGATTCGGCATGCTGACCGTTACATACATGATTGTCCGCAACATCTGGGATTTCTAAAATGGGAGGCGCGAGCCCTTGCCATCGGGAAGAGTTCGTATTACATTATTTCCCGTTCCATGACCGACCAGCCCTCCAGCGTAACTCCGATGATGGAGCAGTACCTTCGCATGAAGAAGGGCCT
This is a stretch of genomic DNA from Akkermansia sp. N21116. It encodes these proteins:
- a CDS encoding DUF2752 domain-containing protein, encoding MLLTGLALFAFTFFIVLKHQSPATIQWVRDLVPFCPLAHYTGLKCPGCGGTRAYFACLQGDYLQAIRYNIFWIPAAGVLLIEYIHSFLYMIRGNTQPRWWQLVRARTYYGFGMLTVTYMIVRNIWDF